A window of Salvelinus sp. IW2-2015 unplaced genomic scaffold, ASM291031v2 Un_scaffold5824, whole genome shotgun sequence contains these coding sequences:
- the LOC139026791 gene encoding adhesive plaque matrix protein-like: MVYHLVSVSPKTGTFHCQSRRINTESPQGIPSQPSPSQASRSQPSKPFSHSKPSQAKQASQASQAKPSKQPRQAKPSKPSTKPTKQFPAKPSKPSKPSKPSQAKPIPSQAKPSPKPSNHCQYSQAFQAKGSQAKPAKASQPSKPSPSQAKPRPSKAKALQAKAKAKPSKPFQAKPKQPKAKARQGIPSQAKAKPSQPKQAKTQAKAIAKTKPSQAKPSQASQGIQAKAFPSQAKPKAFHDQAKPKPSQAKPRHSKPSKPSQPSHSKPEPSQAKPSKAFQAKPSQAKQAKPSQPRLFQAKPNSSPAKPSQVQVQPRQQSHSKPSQANQANPGKPAQPSPSKQAKPSQAKPRKASKPSQAIPTKPSQAKPSQAKPRHSQAKQAKPKPSQAKPSQAKPSQAKPTKPFQAKPQSIQAEAKPSHSKRKASKPIHSQPKPFKPSQSQAKQAIQAKPSQAKPSHSSQPSQASNQAKASQAKQGKPSQGSQAKPSQGISKQPSPPKPKPSQAKASIGHSKPSQAKPSKPSHPSHNQAKANQTKSKDSKASQATAKPSQAQANQAKAFRAKPSQGIPSQGIPTKPPRHSSQANANAKAESQAKPSAFKPSQAKPSQASHSKPSQSQASQPSQGIQAQPSQANKAQAKPSQGIQPSQPASQPRPKPKAKPNQAKPSQAIQASASPAKPKQPSKPSPSKQQGIQANHVQAKQQAKHSKSKPSQSQSQSQAKPTIPSQAQPSHSKPSQAEAKPRQASQAKPSQAKPKPKPSKTKQAKASPSQAKPFHAKPRQSQAKPSHSSQAKSKSIQSQAKPKPAKASQAKATQAKPFNAKPSQAKPSRGKAKPSQPSQASQAIPSQAKAASSTPKPSIPAKPFQAKPSKAKPSQSQASPSPAIPSQDIPSQGIKPSHSNQPFQSQAKHHSQANPSHSKPKAFQAKPFQAKPFPQPSQAKPTTPSHSKPSQAKPSQPQAKQSKPSQAKHPKPSQASQAKPSQASQAKPSQANQAKPSQGQAKQANSSQAKPRQGKAKHSQAISKPSPRQAKPSQAKAIPMPSQAKPFLSKVQAKYSWCVPSKVSHQLKFPTGELQSSCRFRVS; encoded by the exons ATGGTCTATCACCTAGTATCCGTCTCACCTAAGACGGGAACATTTCACTGCCAGAGT AGGCGTATTAACACAGAATCTCCTCAGGGCATTCCAAGCCAGCCAAGCCCAAGCCAAGCCAGCCGAAGCCAACCAAGCAAGCCATTCAGCCattccaagccaagccaagccaagcaagCAAGCCAAGCCAGCCAAGCCAAGCCTTCCAAGCAGCCAAGACAAGCCAAGCCAAGCAAGCCAAGCACCAAGCCAACCAAGCAATTTCCAGCCAAGCCAAGCAAGCCAAGCAAGCCAagcaagccaagccaagccaagcccattccaagccaagccaagccaagccccAAGCCAAGCAACCATTGCCAATACAGCCAAGCATTCCAAGCCAAAGGCAGTCAAGCCAAGCCAGCCAAGGCATCCCAACCAAGCAAGCCAAgcccaagccaagccaagccaaggccAAGCAAAGCCAAGGCATTACAAGCCAAAGCCAAAGCCAAGCCAAGCAAGCCATTCCAAGCCAAGCCTAAGCAGCCAAAAGCCAAGGCCAGACAAGGCATTCCAAGCCAAGCcaaagccaagccaagccaacccAAGCAAGCCAAGACACAAGCCAAGGCAATTGCCAAgaccaagccaagccaagccaagccaagccaagcaagCCAAGGCATTCAAGCCAAGGCAtttccaagccaagccaagccaaagGCATTCCACGACCAAGCCAAgcccaagccaagccaagccaagccaaggcaTTCCAAGCCAAGCAAGCCAAGCCAACCAAGCCATTCCAAGCcagagccaagccaagccaagccaagcaaggcattccaagccaagccaagccaagccaagcaagccaagccaagccaaccaAGGCTATTCCAAGCCAAGCCCAACTCAAGcccagccaagccaagccaagtgCAAGTCCAGCCACGCCAGCAAAGCCattccaagccaagccaagccaaccaAGCCAATCCAGGCAAGCCAGCACAGCCAAGCCCCAGCAAGCAAGCCAAGCCAAG ccaagccaagccacgCAAGGCAagcaagccaagccaagccattccaaccaagccaagccaagccaagccaagccaagccaagccaaggcaTAGCCAAGCCAAGCAAGCCAAGCctaagccaagccaagccaagccaagccaagccaagccaagccaagccaagccaa CCAAGCCATTCCAAGCCAAGCCCCAGAGCATCCAAGccgaagccaagccaagccattcCAAGCGCAAGGCATCCAAGCCAATCCATTCCCAGCCAAAGCCATTCAAGCCAAGCCAAAGCCAAGCCAAGCAAGCCAttcaagccaagccaagccaagccaagccaagccattcAAGCCAGCCAAGCCAAGCCTCCAACCAAGCCAAGGCCAGCCAAGCCAAGCAAGGCAAGCCAAGCCAAggcagccaagccaagccaagccaaggcaTATCCAAGCAGCCAAGCCCGCCCAAGCcaaagccaagccaagccaaagCAAGCATAGGCCattccaagccaagccaagccaagccaagcaagCCCAGCCATCCAAGCCACAACCAAGCCAAAGCCAACCAAACCAAGTCCAAGGATTCCAAAGCAAGCCAAGCcacagccaagccaagccaagcccaAGCCAACCAAGCCAAGGCATTcagagccaagccaagccaaggcaTTCCAAGCCAAGGCATTCCAACCAAGCCACCAAGGCATTCCAGCCAAGCCAATGCCAATGCCAAGGCCgaaagccaagccaagccaagtgcattcaagccaagccaagccaagccaagccaagccagccATTCCAAGCCAAGCCAGAGCCAAGCAAGCCAGCCAAGCCAAGGCATTCAAGcacagccaagccaagccaacaaggcccaagccaagccaagccaaggcaTCCAACCAAGCCAACCAGCAAGCCAACCACGCCCCAAGCCTAAAGCCAAGCCaaaccaagccaagccaagccaagccatcCAAGCAAGCGCAAGCCCAGCCAAGCCAAAGCAACCATCCAAGCCAAGcccaagcaagcaa CAAGGCATTCAAGCCAACCATGTCCAAGCCAAGCAACAAGCCAAGCATTCCAAATCCAAGCCAAGCCAAAGCCAAAGCcaaagccaagccaagccaaccaTTCCAAGCCAAGCCCAGCCAAGCCattccaagccaagccaagccgaAGCCAAGCCAAGGCAagcaagccaagccaagccaagccaagccaagcccaAGCCAAAGCCATCCAAGACCAAGCAAGCCAAGGCAAGCCCAAGCCAGGCCAAGCCATTCCACGCCAAGCCAAGGcaaagccaagccaagccaagccattcAAGCCAAGCCAAGTCCAAGTCCATTCAAAGCCAAGCCAAGCCCAAGCCAGCCAAGGCAAGCCAAGCAAAAGCCACCCAAGCCAAGCCATTCAATGCCAAGCcgagccaagccaagccaagcagaggcaaagccaagccaagccaaccaAGCCAAGCAAGCCAAGCCATTCCAAGCCAAGCCAAAGCAGCAAGCTCAACGCCAAAGCCAAGCATTCCAGCCAAGCCattccaagccaagccaagcaagGCCAAGCCAAGCCAAAGCCAAGCAAGCCCAAGCCCAGCCATCCCAAGCCAAGACATTCCAAGCCAAGGCATCAAGCCAAGCCATTCCAACCAACCATTCCAAAGCCAAGCCAAGCATCATAGCCAAGCCAATCCAAGCCATTCCAAGCCAAAGGCATTCCAAGCCAAGCCATTCCAAGCCAAGCCATTCCcacagccaagccaagccaagccaaccaCGCCAAGCCattccaagccaagccaagccaagccaagccaacccCAAGCCAAGCAgtccaagccaagccaagccaagcatcccaagccaagccaagcaagccaagccaagccaagccaagccagccaagccaagccaagccaagccaaccaagccaagccaagccaaggccAAGCCAAGCAAGCCAAttcaagccaagccaagccaaggcaAGGCAAGGCCAAGCACAGCCAAGCCATTTCCAAGCCAAGCCCAAggcaagccaagccaagccaagccaaggccATTCCCatgccaagccaagccaagccattcCTAAGCAAGGTCCAAGCCAAG TATAGctggtgtgtgccttccaaagtCAGTCATCAATTGAAATTtcccacaggtgaactccaatcaagttgtagatttcgagtctcatag